A single region of the Biomaibacter acetigenes genome encodes:
- a CDS encoding glutamate-5-semialdehyde dehydrogenase, whose translation MDIQEIGKKAKEASRVLASLFADIKNRALSEMAASLMQAKEKILLANERDINAAREKGMSEALVDRLKLNESRIFSMVKGLKDLCDLPDPVGQGEVIKRPNGLTIMRQHVPFGVIGIIYEARPNVTSDAAGLCLKAGSSVILRGGSEAINSNKAIVSALVSGAVKAGIPEGAIQLIEDTGHESAIALMKMRQYVDLLIPRGGAGLIKTVVENSTVPVIETGVGNCHVYVDESADLEMAKNIIINAKTSRPSVCNAAETLLVHKSVAERFIPDALKALEEKGVELRGCIKTRQIFPGIKPASEEDWAAEYLDLILAVKVVDDIDEAIEHINRYGSSHSEAIVTKNYDSANKFLSRVDAACVYVNASTRFTDGGEFGFGAEIGISTQKLHARGPMGLKELTTVKYLILGDGQVRL comes from the coding sequence ATGGATATACAGGAAATAGGGAAAAAGGCAAAAGAGGCTTCACGGGTCCTTGCCAGCCTTTTTGCCGATATAAAAAACAGGGCCCTTTCCGAAATGGCGGCTTCACTGATGCAGGCAAAAGAAAAGATTCTGTTGGCCAATGAAAGGGACATTAACGCAGCCCGCGAAAAAGGCATGAGCGAAGCTCTGGTGGACCGCCTGAAGTTGAATGAAAGCCGTATCTTTAGCATGGTAAAAGGCTTAAAAGACCTGTGCGATCTTCCGGACCCGGTAGGCCAGGGGGAGGTAATAAAACGCCCCAACGGCCTTACCATCATGAGGCAGCATGTACCTTTCGGAGTCATAGGAATCATATATGAAGCAAGGCCCAATGTAACATCCGATGCAGCGGGCCTTTGCCTCAAGGCGGGAAGCAGCGTCATCCTCCGGGGTGGTTCCGAGGCCATAAATTCCAATAAGGCCATAGTTTCCGCCCTGGTTTCAGGAGCCGTCAAAGCCGGGATTCCGGAAGGCGCCATCCAGCTAATAGAAGACACTGGCCATGAAAGCGCCATAGCTCTCATGAAGATGAGGCAGTATGTGGACCTCTTAATACCCCGGGGAGGTGCGGGCCTCATAAAGACCGTGGTGGAAAACTCTACTGTGCCGGTGATAGAGACCGGCGTTGGAAATTGCCATGTGTATGTGGATGAAAGTGCGGATCTGGAAATGGCAAAAAATATAATAATAAATGCCAAAACCAGCAGGCCTTCGGTATGCAATGCCGCGGAAACCCTTCTGGTCCATAAATCTGTAGCCGAAAGGTTCATACCCGACGCCCTGAAAGCCCTGGAGGAAAAAGGAGTAGAACTCAGGGGATGCATTAAAACGCGTCAAATATTTCCCGGGATAAAACCTGCTTCCGAAGAAGACTGGGCTGCGGAATATCTGGACCTTATACTTGCAGTTAAAGTGGTGGATGACATCGATGAAGCCATAGAGCACATCAACCGTTACGGCAGTTCTCATTCGGAAGCCATTGTCACCAAAAATTACGACAGTGCCAATAAGTTTCTTTCCCGGGTGGATGCCGCCTGCGTTTATGTCAATGCTTCCACGAGATTTACAGACGGCGGAGAATTCGGTTTCGGAGCCGAAATAGGCATAAGCACCCAGAAACTGCACGCCCGGGGCCCTATGGGTTTAAAAGAGCTTACCACAGTCAAATACCTCATTCTCGGAGACGGGCAGGTTCGTCTTTGA
- a CDS encoding bifunctional enoyl-CoA hydratase/phosphate acetyltransferase, with translation MKHLRELIENANLLETKIVAVVKAEDPDVLKAVKRTMEAIPLKSILIGSRDKIESLLSSLDMDHRGIEIIEAGDPREAVNIGVDMAKQGKVQMLMKGLLSTRDFLKGIVSEDKALVGNNLLSHVAVFECPGREHLFMVTDAAMNINPDVAQKYQILKNSLSVAKSLGITGPKVAILSAVETVNPAISSTTDAAVLCKMAQRDKLSAIVDGPLALDISISKEALQHKGITSPVEGDADILLVPELVSGNILYKSLVYFAGARVAGIVAGARVPIILTSRADSDESKAYSIVMGMIMAGVDSSV, from the coding sequence GTGAAACACTTGAGGGAATTGATAGAAAATGCCAATTTACTGGAAACAAAAATTGTAGCTGTGGTCAAAGCCGAAGACCCGGATGTGCTCAAAGCTGTAAAACGTACCATGGAAGCAATACCCTTAAAATCAATACTGATTGGTTCCAGGGATAAGATAGAATCTTTGCTGAGTTCCCTGGATATGGATCACAGGGGCATTGAGATTATTGAAGCCGGGGATCCCCGGGAGGCTGTGAACATCGGTGTGGATATGGCCAAACAAGGAAAAGTCCAAATGTTGATGAAGGGGCTCCTTTCCACCAGAGATTTTTTGAAGGGCATAGTATCTGAAGACAAAGCTCTGGTGGGGAATAATCTTTTAAGCCATGTAGCGGTTTTTGAATGCCCTGGCCGGGAACATCTTTTTATGGTTACCGATGCTGCCATGAATATAAACCCGGATGTCGCCCAGAAATATCAAATTCTAAAAAACAGTCTATCTGTGGCAAAAAGCCTCGGTATTACGGGCCCAAAGGTAGCCATTCTTTCTGCCGTAGAGACTGTGAACCCCGCCATTTCCTCTACCACTGATGCCGCAGTATTGTGCAAGATGGCCCAGAGGGACAAACTTTCCGCCATAGTGGACGGCCCTCTTGCCCTGGATATTTCAATATCAAAAGAAGCTTTACAACACAAGGGCATCACCTCTCCGGTGGAGGGGGATGCGGATATTTTACTTGTGCCGGAGCTAGTCAGCGGCAATATATTATACAAGTCCCTGGTGTATTTTGCAGGAGCCAGAGTGGCCGGGATAGTGGCAGGAGCCAGGGTACCCATAATACTCACTTCCAGGGCCGATTCCGATGAGAGCAAGGCTTATTCCATAGTCATGGGCATGATCATGGCTGGTGTCGATTCTAGTGTATAA
- a CDS encoding sigma-54 interaction domain-containing protein, with amino-acid sequence MLSIEEIISILDAISDGLIAVDKNGYITILNTSAEKLLKLKRDEVLGEKVSEIVPNTRLHIILETGKPEVNQFQHIDDVTILTNRMPVFDKNGCVAGAVAIFRDMTEVKHLAEEITNLKDIQSMLEAIINSTQDAISVVDVEGRGILINKAYTKLIGLTKEDVIGKPATVDIAEGESVHYRVLKTRKPLKGVPMLVGPNKKEVIVNAAPIMVGECLRGSVAVVHDVSEIKRLTEELDLVKRRVRHLEAKYSFDDIVGQSQAMREAIEAAKNAASTNATVLLRGESGTGKELFAHAIHNESERCHHQFIRVNCSALTDSLLGSELFGYADGAFTGARRGGRKGLFEEADGGTIFLDEIGEINLNHQAMLLRVLNEKEIIRVGESRPIPVDVRVIAATNTDLEKAVRTGNFRKDLYFRLNVVPIYIPALRERKEDLPLLIAHLIKKYNQEYGRAVEGISDEAVEYLQEYDWPGNIRELENVIGRAMINMKFSDIKIEKKHIPRLYMDTSEVKRKLTEQIEHFKPLKEIMEEAEREILKNTLEKVNGNRSEAARVLGISLRNLFYKLKKYNL; translated from the coding sequence ATGCTTTCCATTGAAGAGATAATTTCCATCCTGGATGCCATTAGTGATGGCCTGATTGCCGTTGACAAAAATGGATATATTACGATTCTGAACACTTCGGCCGAAAAGTTACTGAAACTAAAAAGGGATGAGGTGCTGGGTGAAAAAGTTTCGGAAATTGTTCCGAATACCAGGCTTCATATCATTTTGGAGACCGGGAAACCCGAAGTGAACCAATTTCAACATATAGATGATGTTACCATACTGACAAACCGTATGCCGGTATTTGATAAAAATGGCTGTGTGGCTGGAGCGGTTGCAATTTTTAGAGACATGACCGAAGTCAAACATTTGGCCGAAGAAATTACAAACTTGAAGGACATTCAGAGCATGCTGGAAGCCATAATAAATTCCACCCAGGATGCTATATCGGTGGTGGATGTGGAGGGCAGGGGCATACTCATAAATAAGGCTTACACCAAACTTATAGGTTTAACAAAAGAGGACGTTATAGGAAAACCGGCAACAGTAGATATTGCCGAGGGTGAAAGCGTGCATTATAGAGTTTTGAAAACCAGAAAACCTTTGAAGGGTGTTCCTATGCTGGTAGGGCCCAATAAAAAGGAAGTTATAGTGAATGCCGCGCCCATAATGGTGGGTGAGTGCCTTAGAGGCAGCGTGGCGGTGGTCCATGATGTGTCGGAAATAAAGAGACTTACCGAAGAACTGGATCTGGTGAAGCGCAGAGTGCGCCATCTAGAAGCCAAGTATTCCTTCGATGATATAGTAGGGCAAAGCCAGGCCATGAGGGAAGCCATAGAGGCTGCAAAAAACGCAGCGAGTACCAATGCCACCGTACTTTTAAGGGGAGAAAGCGGCACCGGGAAGGAACTCTTTGCCCATGCAATCCATAATGAGAGCGAAAGATGCCACCACCAGTTTATCAGGGTTAACTGTTCCGCCCTCACTGACAGCCTGTTGGGCAGCGAACTTTTCGGGTATGCCGACGGAGCATTTACAGGAGCAAGGCGCGGCGGAAGAAAGGGGCTTTTTGAAGAAGCCGATGGGGGTACCATATTTCTGGATGAAATCGGGGAAATAAATTTAAACCACCAGGCCATGCTGCTGCGGGTATTGAATGAAAAGGAGATAATCCGGGTTGGAGAATCAAGGCCCATACCCGTTGATGTAAGAGTAATAGCGGCCACCAATACCGATCTGGAAAAGGCAGTAAGGACAGGAAATTTCAGAAAGGATTTATATTTCAGACTTAATGTAGTTCCCATTTATATACCCGCCTTACGGGAAAGAAAAGAAGACCTGCCCCTTTTGATTGCTCATCTGATAAAAAAATACAACCAGGAATACGGCAGGGCAGTCGAAGGTATATCCGATGAAGCTGTGGAATATCTTCAGGAATACGACTGGCCCGGAAATATCCGCGAACTGGAAAATGTCATCGGCAGAGCTATGATCAACATGAAGTTCAGTGACATTAAGATAGAAAAAAAGCATATTCCACGGCTATATATGGACACGTCAGAAGTAAAGAGAAAGTTAACCGAACAGATAGAGCATTTTAAACCGTTGAAGGAAATAATGGAAGAAGCCGAAAGAGAAATTTTGAAAAACACTCTTGAGAAGGTAAATGGAAACAGAAGCGAGGCCGCAAGAGTCCTGGGAATATCGCTGAGGAATTTATTTTATAAATTGAAAAAATATAATCTTTAA
- the proB gene encoding glutamate 5-kinase — MGEEHNKQTRNVFGNSTYNSIVFKVGTTTLVHDNGKLNIARMEKLVRVLADLKNQGKNVVLVTSGAIGVGAGKLGIKNKKDVKIKQALAAVGQGILMQFYEKLFSEYNSTVAQILLTREDIEKGSRRQNALNTIRTLFDFDIIPIINENDTVAVEEIVFGDNDTLSAVVARLIGADLLILLSDIDGLYTGTPFEEGTSKIPVVEHITPEIEALAGESCTEFGTGGMKSKILAAKIATGAGIAMAIIDGANPELIYDVLEGKNPGTFFTPQKKYNVIGLS, encoded by the coding sequence ATGGGTGAGGAACATAATAAACAAACAAGGAATGTTTTTGGCAATTCTACGTATAACAGCATAGTATTTAAAGTTGGAACCACAACATTGGTCCATGATAACGGCAAGCTCAATATAGCCCGAATGGAAAAGCTCGTAAGGGTTCTGGCAGACCTTAAAAATCAGGGGAAAAATGTGGTTCTGGTGACTTCCGGAGCAATAGGTGTCGGGGCGGGGAAACTGGGGATTAAAAATAAAAAAGATGTAAAGATAAAACAGGCACTGGCGGCAGTAGGCCAGGGCATACTTATGCAGTTTTATGAGAAACTTTTTTCAGAATATAACTCGACGGTGGCGCAGATCTTACTCACCAGAGAAGATATTGAAAAGGGCTCCCGCCGTCAGAATGCCCTCAACACCATAAGAACACTGTTTGATTTTGATATTATTCCTATAATAAATGAAAACGATACCGTTGCGGTAGAAGAGATCGTATTCGGGGATAACGACACCCTGTCGGCGGTGGTGGCAAGGCTCATAGGAGCTGATCTTCTAATCCTGCTTTCCGATATAGATGGATTGTATACGGGCACCCCCTTTGAGGAGGGAACCAGTAAAATTCCGGTGGTGGAGCATATAACTCCGGAGATAGAGGCTCTGGCCGGAGAAAGCTGTACTGAATTCGGCACCGGCGGCATGAAAAGCAAGATTCTCGCCGCCAAAATAGCCACCGGGGCAGGGATTGCTATGGCTATAATAGATGGAGCAAATCCGGAATTGATTTATGATGTGCTGGAGGGGAAGAACCCGGGCACATTTTTCACACCGCAGAAAAAGTACAACGTTATCGGATTATCATGA
- a CDS encoding Glu/Leu/Phe/Val family dehydrogenase, translated as MEIFKETFEKGHEQVVFCSDPAAGLKAIIAIHSTVLGPALGGLRMWNYKSEEEALTDVLRLSRSMTYKNAAMGLGLGGGKAVIIGDPHRDKTPELFRAFGRFVESLGGRYITAEDVGTCEEDMNYIAQETYHVVGLTGKSGNPSPVTAYGVFLGIKAAVEWVFGSDDLKGKKVALQGLGHVGMEVARLLTESGAEVTAADIYPDRVKEAQEILGAKIVEPEKIYEVPCDIFSPCALGAIINENTIDRLACKIVAGAANNQLKDENFARRLMDRGILYAPDYIINGGGVINVAEELSGMPYSIERVFRKLSVIPARLKEVFALSRSEGITTAEAADRVTEKRFEKVVA; from the coding sequence ATGGAAATTTTTAAGGAGACTTTTGAAAAGGGACATGAACAGGTAGTGTTTTGCAGCGACCCGGCGGCAGGCCTGAAAGCCATCATAGCTATCCATAGCACGGTGCTGGGGCCGGCTCTGGGAGGTTTGAGAATGTGGAACTACAAAAGTGAAGAAGAAGCGCTTACCGATGTGCTTCGCCTTTCCAGGAGTATGACTTACAAAAATGCAGCTATGGGTTTAGGTCTGGGAGGGGGCAAGGCTGTAATTATTGGCGACCCGCACAGGGACAAGACGCCGGAGCTCTTCAGAGCTTTTGGCAGGTTTGTGGAAAGCCTGGGTGGGAGGTACATCACGGCAGAAGATGTAGGGACCTGTGAAGAAGACATGAATTACATTGCCCAGGAAACCTACCATGTAGTGGGCCTTACCGGAAAAAGCGGCAATCCCTCGCCGGTGACTGCTTACGGTGTGTTCCTGGGGATAAAGGCCGCTGTGGAGTGGGTTTTTGGAAGCGATGACCTCAAGGGCAAGAAAGTGGCGCTTCAGGGCCTGGGGCATGTGGGAATGGAAGTAGCCCGTTTGCTCACCGAATCAGGAGCCGAAGTGACTGCTGCGGATATTTACCCTGACAGGGTAAAGGAAGCCCAGGAAATACTGGGAGCTAAAATAGTGGAGCCGGAAAAGATTTATGAGGTGCCCTGCGACATTTTCTCTCCATGCGCTCTGGGAGCCATTATAAATGAAAACACCATAGACCGGCTAGCATGTAAGATAGTGGCGGGTGCTGCCAACAATCAATTAAAAGATGAGAATTTTGCCAGGAGATTAATGGACCGGGGAATCCTGTATGCCCCAGACTATATCATTAACGGCGGTGGAGTGATAAACGTAGCGGAAGAGCTGTCAGGCATGCCATACAGTATCGAAAGAGTATTCAGGAAGCTTTCCGTGATACCGGCCCGGTTGAAAGAGGTTTTTGCATTATCCAGATCAGAAGGTATAACCACTGCAGAAGCAGCCGATAGGGTAACAGAAAAGCGGTTTGAAAAAGTGGTGGCTTGA
- the thiM gene encoding hydroxyethylthiazole kinase: MLDSVIKVLNDVRKKTPLIHAITNNVVINDNANALLSFGASPAMVVSPDEAYDFTAISKALYINIGTINDEIRHTIINSTLSAKEHKVPVVVDPVGCAAIKSRVDFVKMLLKIGNIDIIKGNVGEIKVLLGVETKVRGVDSLDDGNDAPDVCYELANSINTTIVATGKFDYISDSRRKIIVKNGTEMFTKITGAGCTLGAIMAATRAVCDDSVLAALTALLAVNIAGELAAEESTLPGTFRTKFYDYLYILNGDLIKERAKFEEIGGKISETF, from the coding sequence TCTGAATGATGTAAGAAAAAAAACACCGTTGATTCATGCGATCACCAACAATGTTGTTATCAATGATAATGCCAATGCTCTGTTAAGTTTCGGCGCATCGCCGGCTATGGTCGTATCTCCTGATGAAGCATACGATTTCACCGCAATTTCAAAAGCGCTTTATATAAATATCGGCACGATAAATGATGAAATAAGGCATACCATTATTAATTCCACGTTGTCAGCGAAAGAGCACAAAGTGCCTGTTGTCGTTGACCCGGTTGGATGTGCGGCAATTAAAAGCAGAGTGGATTTTGTAAAAATGCTTTTAAAAATAGGTAATATAGACATAATCAAGGGCAACGTCGGTGAAATTAAAGTATTATTAGGAGTAGAGACAAAAGTGAGAGGAGTCGATTCCCTGGACGATGGCAATGATGCACCAGATGTCTGCTATGAACTGGCAAATTCAATAAATACAACGATTGTCGCTACAGGTAAGTTCGATTATATCAGCGATAGCAGGCGGAAGATCATAGTCAAAAACGGCACAGAAATGTTTACAAAAATAACAGGTGCAGGTTGCACCCTTGGAGCCATCATGGCAGCCACCAGGGCAGTATGCGATGACAGTGTACTGGCAGCACTGACCGCACTTTTGGCAGTAAATATAGCCGGGGAACTTGCAGCGGAAGAAAGCACTCTTCCCGGAACATTTAGAACTAAATTTTACGATTATTTATATATTTTAAATGGGGATTTGATTAAAGAAAGGGCAAAATTTGAAGAAATCGGAGGTAAGATTAGTGAAACATTTTGA
- a CDS encoding thiamine diphosphokinase, whose protein sequence is MKAVIFAGGTVDDYRLQKKYVVGADIIICADSGVRHAFMMGITPDLVVGDMDSVVPEDLNRIKELGIEQETFAAEKDFTDTELALEKAYQRGATEAVILGGIGDRPDHSLANILLMVNFKKRGLEIRLAGENWEMFLIEGQVQISGKKGDLLSLIPLSREVSGIETRGLYYPLKNETIPMGTSRGISNVFLGDEVMVRTKKGLLLAVKLART, encoded by the coding sequence ATGAAAGCTGTTATTTTTGCCGGTGGTACTGTAGATGATTACCGGTTGCAAAAAAAGTATGTAGTTGGAGCGGATATTATAATCTGTGCCGACAGCGGAGTGCGCCACGCCTTTATGATGGGTATAACTCCTGATCTTGTAGTGGGGGACATGGATTCGGTGGTGCCGGAAGACTTGAACAGAATAAAGGAACTAGGAATAGAACAGGAGACATTTGCTGCCGAAAAAGATTTTACAGATACGGAACTGGCCCTGGAAAAAGCTTATCAAAGGGGAGCCACAGAGGCCGTCATTCTGGGTGGAATTGGGGACAGGCCCGATCACAGCCTTGCGAATATATTGTTGATGGTAAATTTCAAGAAAAGGGGCCTGGAAATAAGGCTGGCGGGAGAAAACTGGGAGATGTTCCTGATAGAAGGGCAGGTACAAATATCCGGCAAAAAAGGAGACCTGCTTTCGTTGATTCCTTTGAGCAGGGAAGTGTCGGGCATTGAAACCCGGGGGCTCTATTACCCCCTGAAAAACGAAACAATCCCTATGGGAACATCCCGGGGGATCAGCAATGTGTTTCTTGGGGACGAGGTAATGGTAAGGACGAAAAAAGGCTTGCTGCTGGCAGTGAAACTTGCAAGAACATAG